A single genomic interval of Bos taurus isolate L1 Dominette 01449 registration number 42190680 breed Hereford chromosome 6, ARS-UCD2.0, whole genome shotgun sequence harbors:
- the SMARCAD1 gene encoding SWI/SNF-related matrix-associated actin-dependent regulator of chromatin subfamily A containing DEAD/H box 1 isoform X4 produces the protein MATRNNNDISELEDLSELEDLKDAKLQTLKELFPQRSDSDLLKLIDSTSTMDGAIAAALLMFGDAEGGGPRKRKLSSSSEPFEEDEFNDDQSMKKKRLDHGEESNESAESSTNWEKQESIVLKLQKEFPNFDKEELREVLKEHEWMYTEALESLKVFAEDQDMQYASPSEFPNGKEVSSRSQNYPKNAAKTKLKQKCSMKPQNGFNKKRKKNVFNPKRVIEDSEYDSGSDVGSSLDEDYSSGEEVMEDGYKGKILHFLQDASIGELTLIPQCSQKKAQKITELRPFNSWEALFTKMSKTNGLSEDLIWHCKTLIQERDVVIKLMNKCEDISNKLTKQVTMLTGNGGGWNTEQPSILNQSLSLKPYQKVGLNWLALVHKHGLNGILADEMGLGKTIQAIAFLAYLYQEGNKGPHLIVVPASTIDNWLREVNLWCPTLKVLCYYGSQEERKQIRYNIHSRYEEYNVIVTTYNCAISSSDDRSLFRRLKLNYAIFDEGHMLKNMGSIRYQHLMTINANNRLLLTGTPVQNNLLELMSLLNFVMPHMFSSSTSEIRRMFSSKTKPADEQSIYEKERIAHAKQIIKPFILRRVKEEVLKQLPPKKDRIELCAMSEKQEQLYMNLFNRLKKSINNMEKNTEMCNVMMQLRKMANHPLLHRQYYTAEKLKEMSQLMLKEPTHCEANPDLIFEDMEVMTDFELHVLCKQYRHINNFQLDMDLILDSGKFRVLGCILSELKQKGDRVVLFSQFTMMLDILEVLLKHHQHRYLRLDGKTQISERIHLIDEFNTDMDIFVFLLSTKAGGLGINLTSANVVILHDIDCNPYNDKQAEDRCHRVGQTKEVLVIKLIGQGTIEESMLKINQQKLKLEQDMTTVDEGDEGSMPADIATLLKTSMGL, from the exons AAGGTGGTGgacccaggaaaagaaaattatcttcTTCTTCAGAGCCATTCGAGGAAGATGAATTTAATGATGATCAATCTATGAAAAAGAAGAGATTGGATCAT GGGGAAGAGTCAAATGAATCTGCAGAATCTAGCACTAACTGGGAAAAGCAGGAAAGTATTGTGTTGAAATTGCAAAAGGAATTTCCCAATTTTGATAAAGAG GAATTAAGGGAAGTACTCAAGGAACATGAATGGATGTACACAGAGGCTTTAGAATCTTTAAAAGTATTTGCAGAAGACCAAG ATATGCAGTATGCTTCACCGAGTGAGTTTCCAAATGGAAAAGAGGTTTCTTCAAGAAGTCAAAATTATCCTAAAAATGCAGctaaaacaaaactgaaacagaaatgTTCCATGAAACCACAAAATGGTTTTAACAAGAAAcgtaaaaaaaatgtatttaatcctAAAAGAGTTATTGAAGACTCTGAATATGATTCAGGTTCTGATGTCGGTAGTTCGCTAGACGAGGACTATAGTAGTGGTGAAGAAGTGATGGAGGATGGCTATAAAGGTAAAATCCTTCACTTCCTTCAAGATGCTTCAATCGGTGAACTTACTTTGATTCCTCAGTGTTCTCAGAAAAAGGCTCAGAAGATAACAGAACTCCGGCCCTTTAATAGTTGGGAAGCTCTG TTCACAAAGATGTCCAAAACAAATGGCTTATCAGAAGATTTGATATGGCACTGTAAAACACTGATTCAGGAAAGGGATGTAGTTATAAAGCTTATGAACAAATGTGAAGACATTTCAAATAAACTGACAAAACAAGTTACCATGCTCACTGGAAATGGAGGTGGATGGAACACAGAGCAACCCTCCATTCTAAACCAAAG TTTGTCACTCAAGCCCTATCAGAAGGTTGGTTTGAATTGGCTGGCCCTGGTACATAAACATGGACTTAATGGCATTTTGGCAGACGAAATG ggCCTGGGAAAAACTATTCAAGCTATTGCATTTCTGGCTTACCTCTATCAGGAGGGTAATAAAGGTCCTCATTTGATTGTTGTTCCAGCATCAACTATAG ATAACTGGTTAAGAGAAGTTAATTTATGGTGCCCCACTTTAAAGGTGCTCTGTTACTATG GTTCTCAAGAAGAACGTAAACAGATTAGATACAACATTCATAGTAGATATGAAGAATACAATGTAATCGTGACCAC GTATAACTGTGCCATCAGCAGTTCTGATGATCGTAGTCTGTTTCGTCGGCTGAAACTGAATTATGCaatttttgatgagggccatatGCTGAAGAATATGGGCTCCATCCGCTACCAGCACCTTATGACAATTAAT GCAAATAACCGTCTGCTGCTCACAGGCACACCTGTGCAAAATAACCTGTTAGAACTCATGTCGCTGTTGAATTTTGTTATGCCACATATGTTCAGTAGTAGCACCAGTGAAATACGAagaatgttttcttctaagaca AAACCAGCAGATGAGCAAAGTATATATGAAAAGGAGAGAATAGCACATGCAAAACAAATTATAAAACCATTTATTCTCAGAAGAGTAAAAGAAGAG GTTCTCAAGCAGctgccccccaaaaaagatcGAATTGAGTTATGTGCAATGTCAGAGAAGCAGGAACAACTCTATATGAATCTCTTCAACAGATTGAAAAAGTCTATCAATAACATGG aaaaaaatacagaaatgtgcAATGTCATGATGCAATTGAGAAAAATGGCCAATCATCCTTTATTACATCGCCAATATTACACAGCTGAAAAACTCAAGGAAATGTCTCAGCTTATGCTAAAG gaACCTACACATTGTGAGGCTAACCCTGACCTGATCTTTGAAGATATGGAAGTTATGACAGACTTTGAATTACATGTACTTTGTAAACAGTATCGACATATTAATAACTTCCAGTTAGACATGGACTTGATTTTAGATTCTGGAAAATTCCGAGTTTTAGGATGCATCTTGTCTGAATTGAAGCAGAAG GGTGATAGAGTTGTATTATTTAGCCAATTTACCATGATGCTGGATATTTTAGAGGTTCTCTTAAAACATCATCAGCATAGGTACCTCAGATTAGATGGGAAGACTCAGATTTCTGAAAG GATTCATCTAATTGATGAGTTTAATACCGATATggatatctttgtctttctgctGTCAACAAAAGCTGGTGgcttaggaataaacctgactTCAGCAAATGTTGTTATACTTCATGATATTGACTGTAATCCTTACAATGACAAACAAGCAGAAGATAGATGCCATAGAGTAGGCCAGACGAA AGAAGTACTAGTTATAAAATTAATAGGCCAAGGGACAATTGAAGAATCCATGCTAAAAATTAATCAACAGAAATTGAAACTAGAACAAGATATGACCACAGTAGATGAAG GTGACGAAGGAAGTATGCCAGCAGATATAGCCACATTACTGAAAACATCAATGGGCCTGTGA